A window of Serinus canaria isolate serCan28SL12 chromosome 27, serCan2020, whole genome shotgun sequence genomic DNA:
cagaaatttaataaaacaCGTATACACATCTACTTATACACATAGCCTAACTTAGAAAAATTTTCATGCATCTTTTCTAATCTGTTTCCTTGCTAACAaccttgtcttcttccttgctaTAAACACACTCAAAAATCATCAGttgttattttttctattaactcagctttgcttgcaAGCCAGCTGTCAAACCCCTccataggagaaaaaaattcccttggGAAGACAGGCAAGCTCTCTTCTCCAAGAGCTGCTTTGGCCAAGAACAATTTCCTGCCACCCAAACCATGTTACTTTATGGAAAACCAGCTGTTCATCAGCCCCAAAGATGTATTCACACACCTGTGGTCCCTGGAAGTGGCAGGCTGTCCTGTGTCACAGGTCAGGGTCACTTCTgagccctgctggtgtccctgcaggtgttgTGGAGCCCCAGAGATGTATTCACTCACCTGTGGCCCCTGGATGTGGCAGGCTGTCCTGTGTCACAGGTCAGGGTCAGTgagccctgctggtgtccctgcaggtgttgTGGAGCCCCAAAGATGTATTCACTCACCTGTGGTCCCTGGAAGTGGCAGGCTGTCCTGTGTCACAGGTCAGGGTCAGTgagccctgctggtgtccctgcaggttGTGGAGTACCCCGAGTACCTGGACCTTCGTCCCTACATGTCCCAGGCAGATGGAGAACCCCTCCCCTACTCCCTGTACGCTGTCCTGGTGCACAGTGGGGTCAGCTGCCATGGAGGACACTATTTCTGCTACACAAAGGTAagaatttccttccttcccagtgGGGAAAATGTGTGCTGGGGGAGATAAACTTTCCTGTCAGGTTTTGGGGCAGAAGGTCTccttggggctgggctggtATTGAATTTGTGTTGCCcccagatgaaggaaggaatgatgaatgtgactccatgttctcagaaggctgatttattattttatgatactatattatattcAAGAATGCtgtactatactatactaaaggatacagaaaggatacttacagaaggctaacaagataataatgaaaactcctgactctttccagagccctgacacagcttggccctggttggccaaagagacaaaacaattcacatgaaaccaatgaaacaatcacctgtgggtaaacaatctccaaacacactccaaaggagcaaaacacaggagaagtaattcagataattattgttttcctttttctctgaggtttctcagtttcccaggagaaaaatcctgggtgaagggatttttccagaaaatgtgaatgccacaggcTGGATTTGTTTTGACACACTCTTTGTTTGGGAGTTTTCTGCCTGTATTTTTGGAGAGAAACCATGCAGAGGTCCTTGcctgtcaccatgatattttctgaaaaatcccttcaccaggatttcttctcctgggaagctgagaagcctcagaaaagaatgaaaacaataattatctgattgtttgggaatgtggtctggacattgtttaccaacaggtgcatgtttgattggttccacgggaattgtttttaattagtgaccaatcacagccagctgtgtcagactctgagtcagtcacgagtttttattattcattcttgttttagccttctgatgtctcctttctctttctttagtacagttttagtaGATAATATGATATgacatatataatataatataatataatataatataatataataatataatataatataatataatataatataatataatataatataatataatataatataatataatataatataatataataatcagccttctgagaacatggagtcaggttCTCATCTCTCCCCTCGTCCTGGGCACCTCACAACACcacactgactttttttcctttttttgcccAGGCCAGCAATGGGCTGTGGTACCAGATGGATGATGAGTCTGTGGAGCTCCGTTGCATTGACACAGCTCTCAGGCAGCAAGCCTACCTGCTGTTCTATGCCAGGTGATTTCCAGGATTCTGATCTGTTCAGGAcatgtttccttttccctgctgattGTTTTGCTTCTTCTACTCCAGAGTGTTTTCTCTCACTGAATGTAATCACTGCCTGCATCATTCAGTGCTGTGCTACCCCATGTCTGCCAACCTGCTATCTGCCTGCTCTCTGATGCTGGAATCATGTAGAGAAGAGCAAGAGAACTTAAAAGGGCCTGCCAGGAAGGATGGGGAGGGACTCTTTTGTCAGGGAGGGCTGGACAGGAGGAAGGCTGTCAGTTTTCAGCTGACCCAGGGCAGGTTTACAttaaatattagaaagaaatgcttcagggtaagggtggtgaggcactggaagaggctgcccaaagcagctgtgggtgccccatccctggaggagttcaaggccaggttggatggggcttggagatACCTGGTCTGCTGTTTAAATGACAGGGGGGTGGAACAGAACaaaatgagttttaaggtcccttccaacccaaacaagtCTGTGAATTTATGAAATGGAGGCTGTAGAAGGtacaaaaaatgaagttttgctgggacaggagcagacTAGGTGGGAAGACTCTAGCTGAAATTTCCATTAGTGGCCTTGGTTAAGTCTCTCTGTCATAGAAACCTCTCCAAGAAAACGACTGAACCCCAGAGGAAGCTGCAAGACCAGCCCTAAACTGACatcactctttttttctccagatgcTCTGATCTGAAGATTGCAGAAAGggcttctccttcctctctgacACCACCACGtgccccttccttcctcagtcactgggcaggcagcagcaagaaGGTGGCTTCTATTGGCCCCCAGGGTTTGCCTGGCAGGAGGAAGGTAACTCTGGGGAGGAGGGtcagggcacagaggagctgtggatgttCTCTAGGATCTCTCTCAGaatctctgctgctcacagtgaccccgAGATGggttagaaagtctcttttcccagcccagcagtcaaaggagtcagaactcttcagttctcattctcaaggttgtttattgtttcctatctataaaattctttctccacCCTGCTGAGGATGGttcagcaggtcagacagaggcactctggccacccttggggcagtgttatctttttatactaaaagcTGCATGTACATTttttaccataacttcccaatacctgtcacctgtgttagacagtgagcttctactctaaaccaatcaAAAAAtgccaacatcacccagaagatgaAGTCTaggatgaagaaggaaaaaggacaaggcacacccagattcctccatcttggaACCCCaagcccccattctaaaaacctcaaaaatctatttttcaccctgtgacaaactaactattattctacttaaactttcttgacttgtaattcttcatataaaggttggtaattgtttttccatgggtcacaatcaaaggcacaggggtcttgggctttgtgccaaggtctctgaggcccctgggcaggggctcgagccctccagggcagccagagggatttcctgggttctgacagATTTCAGCgtttctgctttttcccctcctgctgtagtgtgtttttatactttgtaaTAGTTTGAagtagttttggtttttgcaTGCCCGTAGTTTTCCCAAATAGTTTACCCCAAATTGTACCTCCTTCCCTTCACCTATGTAATTCCTCTCCCTTGATGAGATCATCCCCCaatccccagcctggctctctgtcaatcactcagcatcccatccccttcATCTAGAACCTTCGGTTCAAGACATCAAGCAATTAACCAGaggccagggctcagccccctGAGACTTGTTTTATATGCTGTCCGAAATGTCTATCCCCCACTACCCACCCCTTTGGGTCATTTATTGGATGGTAGAATGTTATCTGCTTTtggtttcctcctccctttaAATGTAACCTTGGCACATCTCTAGGGGCTCTGGCAGGAGGCCCCCTGAGGTGCAGaagctccccagagctcctgaataAAACCTTGGAATAAGCCCTGCTAAGAGTCGGCCCTTTATCTTCCCCGGATGTCTCTggtgtctcctctgctgcaaaggtgcctggcccagctgccctcagctccctcGGGGCACGAGAGAGAGTGTCTCCCCTCAGTCGGCCATGTCGGGGTTGCTCCCGCGGTGTCTGCCCCCTTGGGCCAGGCCGGGGGCTCCTGAGAGAggctcccagagggacagagacaccctcccaccctgcagctTTCTGCACAGCCACAATGCTGCTTCCTCTCAAACATCCCACCTGGATCCATCCCATTGGTGCACCCTTGGCGCCGTGGCCTCGGCAGCCCTCCGGAGGAGCCTTTGGGAGGCTCTGAAATGTCCCCTCCCAGAACTTCTGGGGGTTCCCCACTGACTCTGGCCCTTCCAGGAGAGGAGGGCAAGAACTCCCCACAGCTCTCTTTGCAGGACACGGTGCTGGAGGCGGAGgatgctggcagggagcaggccTGGAGCAGGTCCCCgctgtggggcagggatggcCACAGCTGCTTTGTGGACACCACGGACTGTGACccctcagcagggaggagaacaAACCCTCCCAGTAATGGCCATTCTCCCAGGGATGGTGCAGCTTCAGAGCCTTCCAGGAGGAGCCTGCAGAGGGTTGCTCAGGAGCAAACcctgctgaggcacagagagatgAGCAGATCCGTGCGGGGTGGCTACAACCTCCGCAGCCGCTTTGTGCAGCACACGGAGCCCTCAccgaggaggaagaggaggaggaggcacaCAACAAATTCTCCATGTCGTGACCATGTCCACAGAGCAGTCCCAGAGCCCTCCAGCACCAGCTTGAAGCAGGCTGCCACGCTCAGAGAGCAAACCCCACCGAGAGTGGAGGTCCCGCGGTGGACCTCCGCGACCGCTCGGTGCAGCGCACACACCACCCCTCCCTGGGCAagaggagcaggggcagaaCGAGTCCTCCACGTCGTGACACAGCCCCAGTGGATGATGCAGCCTCAGGGCCCTCCAACAGCAAGCTGAAGAAAGCTCCCATGCTCAGGGCTGCTCGGGAGCAGTCCAGACCCAGGctgagagagcagagaagaTCCCTGCAACCGGGCTACGATCTCCGCAGCCGCtttgtgctctgcagccagcagcccccagcgAGGAAGAGGAGGGTTTCCATAGCCCAGAGATGTGTGTCAGACAAGCACTCAGAGCaccctgggagtgctgctgtcAGATTATGGCCCTGGCTGAAGCAGAATGGAAGATTAGCGCTGCGGTTTTTAGCAAAGGTGTCCTTGTTTTCTACACACCTTCTCACACAAGAGGGAATGATTCTTTTACATGGATGATGATGCTAATGGCTAGACTAAAAAGGTTTTAATTAGAATTCTTTATTCCACAGTGTAGATAGCTATTGGTACTAATGTAGCTCAGTATTTGGAAGCAATAGTGAAGCAATTATATTAAAGGTAGAATAATAAATGTTAATTAGAGACTGACATTACTCACCCTTGCCAACAGCCCTGGACAAGTCTCTTTTTCTCAGCCTCTAAGTGAAACCTTGCTGGCTGTCCCCACTCAAGGGAGGAATCTCCACTCTCTGAGAAGAGGGGTGTTAAATTGTGTCCTGTTAAAGAGGGGACAGGGCTTTGGCAGTCTGGAGGGCTGGGCTGTCAGCAGGACACTGCCcgagcagggacacagcagctccagctgtttaCACCTTGCCAGGAACTGAGCAAGGAGGGGCTCCTGTTTTTAGTGCTAAAGAACACTGAGAGCAGCTTGACCAAACCATCACACCCACCACTGTCACTGAAAACATCAGGATCAATTAAGCTCTCTAATGCCACTTTTAGTATCAGAAAGCACACATTACTTTATTACAGTGCTTCTCTGAACATGCACAGGCTCTTTCAAAACCTTGCactatttatacattttagcAATTAATGTTCATTGGCTATAAATTGCATGATGCTCTTCTTTAATTAGTTTTCTGTCTTCTATTAGTTATTGACTTCTTGCTTTTCATGCTAATCAGTCcatattttcagtctttttattatctttttccCAGATAGAGAGAGGAATCGTGTTTTAAACCCAGATGGAAATCAAGCACCACGCAGCTGCTTCCTCAACCACCTCTTCTTCTCCCCCACACTGGTGGAGTGGGGAGGAGATTTGAAGTAAAACTTGTGTGTTGAATTAAGAACAGtataatatttgaaaataaagtcaAGTACAACAATAGTAGCAATTAATAATGATACTGAAAAGGGACCACATGCAAGTGCAATTGCACACCACCTGCTGACTGATGCCAGAGCAATCCCAGATCAAGATCAGCTGCCCTTCTGGGCAATTCTTCCCAGTTTATACACCAGGCATGATGCTCTAGGGTGTGGATGTCCCTTTGGGCAGTTcaggtcacctgtcccagctgtgttctCTCCCAGTTTTTTTGGGAACCTCCTTACTGGCAGAGCAGAAGACGAGGAAACAAAAAGTCCTTGACTCAGGATAAACATGAGTTAGCAAAACCTAAAACTTCAGTGTGTTATCAGCACCATTCTCATTCcaaatgcaaaacacagcagctaaagaagaaaataaagaagaaattaactccACCctagctgaaaccaggacaatGGATTACAGTGAATTGTCTTTGTCAGCTCCCTCTTTATCTCAGGGCTCTGCACAATGGCCTCATGGCTCATAAATTCTGCATTCCTTGTGTCCAGCTTCAGCAATAAATCCCTCTTCCAGCTCTGAGACTTCATGCATTGAAGCATGTCAAGGTTGATTACAGTTGTTTTAGCAAAACTTAAATCTTCAGGAATTTTCCCAAGCTGTGTTCCCACTGTAGCAGCTTGTGACAAACCCTTGCTGAACACTGGCTGCAGTGGCAAATGATAGAGTGGAAAATTACACTGGTTACGATTagttaaaacaaataattagaaaattaattttagaaatttctttggaaaaggtTTTTGTAGAGTCCTGTCATTTCCAAACAGACGCTCCCTGAtctgagggcaggagcagcagggatgtccAGGCCTTCTCAGGGAAGTGAGAGTCACAGCTGTCACACTTCTAACAtctttttcagcagcaaagcatattttgctaaataaacctgacaaaacaaaatctaaaaTTGTATCAGAGAGGCAGCCAATCCTGTTATGCTGTAGAAGGGCAGTCCCACTTGTGCATGGGGAGAACTTCTAGCTGACCTCCCTAAGGGGGTGAAGATCCCTCCCTTGAGTAGGGAAGACCCTTAAGGTCACTCTCAAGGCTGAGCCAAATAGGTTTGCCCATGGTTGCTGCATGGGTAACATTGATAGTGAAAACATTTACACCTATAGTGAAGTGAAAATGctgggaaaatgttaaaatagactCTGAAATGTCAGGCTTTGTGTTGCACCTGCATTTGtagtatgataaatgatataattgttagatgtgatgattgtttagtaatgaaatataattattgtataatcataagaatCATGAGAAGCTATGTTGGAAATCTAAGGGGagctatgcttggctgaaatctatgtatacaatagaacaatacaagtttaataattaacatgaaagttatataatgatagaatataaaagcatgtTCATCTCGAACCCATgtcagagtcagatttgggtttgtacccctgacacccagagctcttaataaaagcacctgcatagAATCATTTCTcatgattatgtgttcctgaatgctAACATCAACCTCTCCTAATAATTGTTTTGCTAAATTTAATATAATTGCTTCTTTATTCCTTCAAAACTAGTCCACTATACTGTACTGGTAGTTATGGCTACCTATGCCATGTAACAGATAATTCTGATCAAGTTATTTTGCTTaatcactgaaataaatgtaaataaatacttcattttatttctagaaATATGTTTGCTTTGCCATCTTTAATCCCATGGGACAAAATTGTCTACACACTCAACACacaaggagaagagagagattTGATGAATATCCCTAAAGCTCAGTTCAATATCTGAGTTCATTCTCTGGATGGGCTTCACTCCAGGAAAGAATTACCTAGTGAACACAGATATTCTCCACAGTACCATgcaaaaaatgttaaataatgtAGATTTCACCCCAGGAGATAACATTTCTCCCAGGCATGTTTTAGGTGTaccaggttttttttcaagaataCAAAAATATCTTGGAATTGATTTTCTATTCCATTTTTACTTCATAGGCTGTGAGTCTCCCTGAAAGAGAAGCCCTGCCTGTGTAGGTGCCAGAGGACAACAACATCTGGAATAAGAGACagaagaattaaataaaataaagttgctcagctgccagcaggagaaaTTTGTGGTTAATGTGTTTTGGAACAGCCCCATCACAAATCTGAAGTATTTCTATCTGTGTTCCCAGAGGAAAAGGGTCTGGTGGGTATTGGCTGCTGCAGTTGTGGGAGTCAGTAATGTTCTTCTCACTGTTTAGGTACAACACaactctttccctgctctcctctcagAACAAACTGTAAAGAAAGACCTACAGAGCACTTGCACATCTATTTTAATCCATTATGTTTTGGCCTTTCATGATTTTGGGCCTGATCTTGCCTGAATTAAGGGATAAAAATTTGATGTGGAGACAAACTACaaagagaaacaggaaagtGGCTTTAAAGGATTGGCAGGAGGAAAGAAGATGTGCATAACTCGTGTCTCACTCTGGTTTTCTGATTTTCCAATCAATGGTGCAGGAAAGGCCTGCAGTGGGAGAACACATCCTACCACTGCAGAGAGGCCCTTCAGATTCTCAGAGATTTTCCTCTGTGGATAATAACCTCTGTCTTTATTAAGTTTCTGTTTAATTAAACAAAGCCACTGCACTTTCAAGCTGTCACCATACAGAAGACACATCAGTGAGGTGGTTCTCCCCTAGAAAAtccctttctgctgctcccaggataTGGCTGTGATGCAGAGGTCACTGCAGTCTCTGACTAAGGATAAAAGTGGGCAAAGACAGCCAGGGGAAAAAGGATCAGACTGGATGAGATGTCTTAACACTGGAAATGTGAGTGTCAGCCAGTAATTCAACTTTTAATCAATCTCTTTGGCCTTGAAAGGGGCACTGTGGTGAGAGAGACAATGTGGGGCTGCTGATGGATGAATAGGAAGCcacataaaaaaccaaacaacagctaaataaaaaagatattttcataggatacaataaaataattaaaattaaacaataaaatcattaaaattaaacaaaattaacaataaaaatTAGGATGGTTAATGAGTGAATCTTTTGTCCCTTATCCCCAGATGAATGTGGACTGCATCTTTGCTTCACCTTCAAATTTTATTGAGAAAGCAGAAGTATTGTAAGCCTGTGTGGCAATTCTGTCATTAATTTGGCTGCTTTATGAAGTCATAATTATTCCTGCAAAGTAAAACCAGATCTTGACATTTCTGTATATATCTGGGTTTATATGGAAATGCTTTCCAAGTGATGTAAAACTAGAGGAGGCTGTGAGTCAACTCAAACAACTGCATCATATTTATCCAACCACTAACAACTCTTGCTTATTgctccaggcagcaccagccagtCTCAGTGGACTTtataaatagatataaataCAGTGTAAAGAGCTGTGGAAAAGCCTCTCTTCTGCCTCGCTGCACAGTGCTCAGAGTTGAAAGCTTTTCTGGAGACCTCAtaatttaggggtttttttccctttctcttcttccacCACACTCCACAACAGGTAACAGAGAAATTACCTTTGTTATATTCAAATGTTGCTACTGATGATTTTGTCACTTGAACTATTAGTCCATAAAAAGATATTTgccataatttttttctttttttacaggGTAAAAATGCCAGCTGAGCATTTGAAGACAGTAGTGAATATGCTATGAAAGAAGAATCTATCAAAAATAGAGACAAAAATGAACACATAAGACTGCCTTATTTCCTTTAGAAACTTTTATAATCTGTTTAGAAGATATTTTAACACAAATTCCAGCCACCCTTTTGTCTGTTCAAGCAGGCAGTTGTATTTTGATTGCAGATTTGCCTGGCTGGCTGTTTGCAGCTTCATCCACACCAAAGAAGGATGATCCTTGGGAACCTCAGTGGACTGAGTGAATTCAGACTCCTGGGTTTTTCTGGACTCTCTCATTTGCACCCTTTGCTCTTTGTAGTTTTATTATCTCTTTATGTTCTCACCTTGGTGGCCAACACAGTGATAGCTGTCACAATAAACACTGATGCCACCCTTCACACCCCCATGTATTTCTTCCTCACTCAGCTGTCCTGTTTGGATATCTGCTATTTATCAGCCATGATCCCAACCATTCTGGAGAACCTGATGGTGGGAACAGTGAGCATTTCCAAGACAAGGTGTGCCAttcaaatgttttccttccttttctttggagTTGCTGAATGtttcctcctggctgccatGTCCCTCGATCGTTATTCTGCAGTTTGCCACCCCTTGCACTACACAGTTCTCATGAGCAGCAGGGTCTGCAGCAGCCTGGTTGCTGCCAGTTACATttgtggggctgctgtgggcttGGTTCACACCCTGATCACCTTCAGCTCACCCCTGTGTGGCTCTGCCATCGACCACTTCTTCTGTGAGATTCAGCCCCTGCTGGACCTGCTCTGCGGCAACACCTTCCCCAGAGAGCTCCAGGTCATTCTGGTGGCTGTCTTTGCTATTCTCAGCCCTTTCTTGCTGGTCCTTTATTCTTACATTCATATTATTTCCACAATTCTTCACATGGCATCAGCTGAGAGCCAGCAGAAAGCTTTTTCCACTTGCTCCTCACACCTCTTGGTTGTGACTCTGTTTTAtggcactgcaggctctgtgtATCTGAGGCCAAAATCCACCTACTGTGCAGCTGTGGATAaattcctctccctttcttATTCTGTGCTGACTCCTTTGTTGAATCCCATCATTTACAGCTTGAGGAATAAGGAGGTGAAAGGAGCCCTgaagaaaaaatggagaaaaattcATTTAGTGTGGAAATGAAATGGAATATTTGGGGTGTTTCAGGTGTTTGTACTGGTATTTTTCACTCCAAATTCTTGTTCAGTGAAATGAATTTCCAGATACACCTCAGCTtttggaaggaaagagggagaagaatggagattttcagctggaagaggaagTGTTAGAAGCTATGTTCACATTTTGGAAGGAAACTTTTTCCACATACCTAAGAAATTCTTAATTGAATAAAcgttttctttttacttttccccttttccttttccttttccttttccttttccttttccttttccttttccttttccttttcctttctttcttttcttttccttgctgtttttcagaaactttaaaattctgttttacaCTTTTCTGACTTTTTGAACATAAGAGTAATATTCAGGAGCCTGATTTTACTGAAAGAACTGAGAAGAATAAGTTTTCATccatttgcatttatttcctgaaaatgtttAGTAAATTTCTTTGGAAGAGGGCATAATTCAGGCTACAATGTGGAGCCCAGGAAATTAATGAGTACTGATTATTAATTCTGAGATTGttattgggggaaaaaaaaagagatgtgcAAAATTGCATTCCTGCCCCGCTGCCTCAAAGATATTTCTTCAATTTTAGAGAAATTGTTTTAAGCATGTTAGACCAAGTCTAAGCATTTGAAGAACCTGTTAATAAAATTCTTTACATTAAATCCTCAAAACTGGAGTGATATTGGAAAGTTAGGGACATGAATTCCAACAGCAAGGTGGTTTTGGGCAGCTGGGAGATTCCAGACCAGTATTAACCCCAAAATAACCAAGAACCATGGGCCCAGAGAACCTCTCTACAGGAGAATTTGTTTGAGTTATCTgacaaacaacagaaaagctCTTGTGGGGGGAATTCCCTGCTTCCCAACCTCCTGTTGGGATGCTGGGGGACACAAGgcagatgatggactttggacctgcTTAGCACAAGGGATTTGATaccaggatgccttggcaagagcaaacagaactttgagAATTAAATCAAGATTGCAAGAAGATCAAATCAGATGGATttaccagaaaaacaaaatgacatCAGACTTCTGCAAGCCAGAGATGTTTAAAATGTGTAAGTTTATGTGATCTTTACCCAATCACTGTAGTTAAACATTACCAGCTTCCCTAAAATAGTATATGTGTCACCATGATatattctgaaaaatcccttcaccaggatttttctcctgagaagctgagaagcctcagaaaataaatatgaacaATAATTctctgattgcttggaatgtggtctggaggttCCTTACCAACaagtgcatctttgattggttccatgtgaattgtttttaattaatgaccagtcccagtccagctgtgtcagactctctggtcagtcacagatttttattattcattcttttccagccttctgatgtcccctttctctttctttagtatagttttagtatataattttcttttaatataaaataatatcataatacaataaatcatccttctgagaacttggagtcagttctcatctctcacctcgtcctggggaccttCACAACCCCACAACATAAAAGCATTTGTATCCCACAATAAGTCAGGTTCAGCATTTGTATCCCACAATAAGTCAGGTTCAGCATTTGAATCCCACAATAAATCAGACTAAATCATCTTCCCTGTCTCTCCTCATCACTGACAACCTCCCTGTGATCCTTCTACATGGGGATcaggtcccctctcagtcttctgGAGGCtgaccagccccagctgcctcagcctggcCTCACAAGAGGAATTCTCACCATCTTTGAGAGCCTCCACTGGACAGTGACAGAATTTGTGATCATGTGTGCTACTCCTGTGGAGAAGTTTCTTGAAATTGTTCTGTTTATTGAAAGAGTTCTCTAGGCCTGGAGGAGAAGACCCTGGGGTCAGACCTTGTGGTCTGCTCCCTCCTCCTAAGGGGCAggtgtccatctgtccatctgtccatctCTTCACCCTCATGGCAGTGAGAGGACTTGaggaaacagcaggagctgactgagggcaggtttaggttggatatcaaCAAAAccttttcacccagagggtggctgggcactggaagagcCTCCCCAGGGGAGTGGGCTCAGCACCAAGTCCACCTGAGCTCCTGAGGTGCTGGACAATGGTGTCACACATGTGTGGTGACCctgggggtgtcctgtgcagggccaggagctgggatggatggTCCTggcaggtcccttccagctcaggagcttctgtgcttctgtgaccTTGCTGAgagcccctgtgtcccccagagctgccctctgtcaccagccctgcacagagtgGCTGTGAGCCCCAGCTCTCACAGCAAACCTGCTCTGAAACAAGACAATTCCTCCTGTGTTAATGAGCAGATTATTTTGACTTTAAATTGGAACAGATCAGGAACTCACTGCAGCATGTCTGCATCATTGATATTATAAGTGTCTTGAGTTTATTTGGCTTTTAGTTTCTCTAGCTCTTCCCCTGTGCCCTTGCTCACATCCCTGgtgccttttccctcctctccatgAAGTTTCTTTCCAAGACTCTGAGTGCAGATGTCCCAAGGCATCAGAGTTTCACCAAGTTTTAACAAGGCCTTTGTGTTTAGCTGGCTCCCTCCCAGGGGAGATTCTGGGCTGTAGAGAATTGGGGAGAGGGCAAATCCCCAGCTAGGAAAGTTCTGAATCTTAGGAGTCAGTCTAAT
This region includes:
- the LOC103821702 gene encoding olfactory receptor 10C1-like, whose amino-acid sequence is MILGNLSGLSEFRLLGFSGLSHLHPLLFVVLLSLYVLTLVANTVIAVTINTDATLHTPMYFFLTQLSCLDICYLSAMIPTILENLMVGTVSISKTRCAIQMFSFLFFGVAECFLLAAMSLDRYSAVCHPLHYTVLMSSRVCSSLVAASYICGAAVGLVHTLITFSSPLCGSAIDHFFCEIQPLLDLLCGNTFPRELQVILVAVFAILSPFLLVLYSYIHIISTILHMASAESQQKAFSTCSSHLLVVTLFYGTAGSVYLRPKSTYCAAVDKFLSLSYSVLTPLLNPIIYSLRNKESQSSCVRLSGQ